Genomic window (Zingiber officinale cultivar Zhangliang chromosome 2B, Zo_v1.1, whole genome shotgun sequence):
TAGTGAGTGAGACGCCAGCAGTAAATGAGGTGGTCCTTCCTCCCTATctcctctctctttttgatggGATGTTGTTGATGCAACAGGATTAGGTGACGACAGAATGCCACTGGTAGctacttgttgttgttgttgtaataatTTTTATGCCCAGGCATTGATAAGCATATCTAGATCTTCTTGTGTTAGGGTAACGGTAGTAAGTCATCCGATTTCTTCCATCTCTGATCTTCAGATTTAGGTGGATGTTCCCATAGACGATgctaaatttgatcttgtctgaaaactACAAAGATGACGCACTAGGAACGGTGGCTTAATGGCTGGTAAAAGACTTTTTACTCCATAGaaaagcttcctcttgatcctgcGCACACGGAGACAATCCAACAAAATATCAGCACCTAGAAACCAAGGGGAGTCCCTGGTGAAggtcctccaatgctcaagtcagtgcaAGTCCAGAAGGGTGAGTAGAGAACGTGCGCACGAGAGTAAGTTGCAGATGTTCAGAGAATGTACCTTCTCCATGGAGAGGACTCCCCCTTTATAttccacctcacataacctccgcaATTATGAGGTGGCATAGTGTGTCATAGTTTGTTATATAAAGGAATGTGTGCAACCTAAGCAATGTGTAATAATTGTCTGAAGAATCTTCCCTTTGCCCACATATATACATCTTTTGTCGTTTATATTTATGTCATTGCTCAGATTGTTAAAGGAATATGCTGTTATAAATGGTCTGTTGATAGAGATAGGATGGTCCTtgaagaagattctagaagaatattctctgacatataGTTATTATTCTAAGAGGTTGTTAGATTCtctgatcatgttatcagctgaGTATATCTCAGATGACCTATAATGCCGGTCATTTTTATGACTGTTCTCTTATTAAGCTGTTATGTTATATATTGAAAACTATTTAGAAATATGTTTGGGGAATGATATAATGCCTTGGACATATTGGGAGTCTATTTGAGAAATATTATGATAACCTGTGCATGCTGGAAATCCGGTTGGTTAGTAATATGAAACTAACCGTCTTAAGCCTGGTCGATATTTTGTTAGGCCAAGCTTATAACAAGTCTCTAGAGAAATGAAGTTGTGTTATGAGAGGTTCGATCGATATTTTGAGCCAAAGTGCCTTAGGCCCGGTAGGCCCTTTGTATGACTGGGAGTATAATAACTTGTAGGTAAAGTGCACTTAGAATTCCAACCAGATCTATAAAGCCACCTTAAACTTATGCACATAGGACACGAGTATGATCCATAAAACCTGTTATGGCCGGTCAACTATGAGGTGGGTCGGTCATTCTAGTCGATCTATAAGTATGGTTGTCCTTAAACTCGATCGGCTATTCAGTGTCCGAATACGCCGTCTCTTTAGTTCAGGAGTAAAGCATTGAATCTCTTATGTTTGATCAGCTTAAGGGTCAGCTGACTTTTTTTCGCACGACTTGAATTCGACCAGGCCAATCCGGTGAGCCTTAGCGCTGGGCAGCCAATTAAAGCCAGGTGAGGAGATGTTTTTCTTCATTGCCTTTGACCACCatatcaccttgactttgaccgtaACGTCAACTCCTGGGTCAGCCCGTTACAATTCGTATCaatacatttaaaaaaatatatagagctCTATTATAGCAACTCAAATATTTTCCTATATTttctcatattttttatttttttctacaaATATATCATTTTCCAACAAAGAGTGGTAGCATATACAATTTACACGACTAATTAGACGCTCTCATTAAAGTTGTCAGACGAATTGATTCATGGCAGGGCCGAAGGGTTTAGAAAATCTTCAATTCAATCCAATCTAAGATACATTACGGGTTAGATGAGGCCGATCCATgagcccatatatatatatatatatatatatatatatataaaatcttcTCAACACACAAGTCAACCTAAGCCCACTACGGGCTAGCCCGCCTGAACCCACAACTCGCTCAAGTGGGTCTGTTTAAGCTCGTTTTTAAATGGATTGATAAAATTTCAATTCAACCCAGAAAAATTATTTGATGGCGCCGATCAATCCGACGGATCAACCTAAATTGATGATTCCACCTCTCATTTAAATGGTGTGGAGCTCTCCAAGACATAATAGAACAATGGTAAATGATAAAAGACGAATGATTTTGCTGTTTTCTTACAAGCTAAGAAACAATGTCCCTACAAATAACATAAATAGTTTAAGTAAATCCAACAAAAGCTACAGCATAAGTGTAAAGTTTATTCTTCTTCATACTACTATATAGATAAAAAAGATAGCTCACTGAATGAAACTTCCATTAGGTAGATTCGAGGAAGAATCTATTatatagataaatataaagtaataaatttattattatgcTAAGGTTTCCTTATAgataaattaaaaggaaaaaaagtaTATATAAAGCTAAAACTTGACATTTAAATGTTGAATTTCTTTTTTTAGTAAAAATTTAATACAATCAGTACAAACATGCATGGTAAACTTTTATATAGTGAAAAAAAAAGACCAATATTTTTCCAAGGATTATATACAAACCTCAAAATGAAGCACCTTCAGCTGCATGCATGCACCTGCGACCAAATTATGATGACTTTTAACTGATCAACAGAGAAATCGATATTAACAGAAACAATTACCATTAATGGATGGTGGCTTGACTGTTCGTCCAAAATCAAAGGCAACTCGCAATCCCAAATCCAAGAAcccaatatttgaaaatatttcttttttgacTTGCAATCGAGTAGGGGGCGCAAAGAGAAAGATTCAATACTTTGCAGTGCCTGCTACTGTTCTGACCCCTCTGAATTTTCGTTCGGAGTGAGAGATTGCTGCCTTTGATCTTCCTCTTGTTGATCCTGCTGGTGCAAGTGATCACCTGCGGATACGGTGGCGGCGGCGATGCCCTGGCCTGTGTGGTGATAGAATTGGGTGAAGGAGTGGGGAGGATTAAGGATACCAAGTTGCGCGTGTTGTGATAATCCGAGCTCCAATCCGGTCATCGCCTGCTTCTGCCCGCTGAGAAGCGACGTGAAGCTCATGGGATTGATGCTGCTTCCGGGCAATTCCAGGCCAGCGAACCCAATCCTCGGCAAATTTGACGCCAAAGGCACGGCCCCCATCGCCGCCGCAGACTGGAACAAAGCGGCGTTGAACCCGTCGACGGGCGGCAGCCACAGCTCCGGGTGCGACCTGAAGCCGAACGTGGCCCAATTGGCCCTTTCCGAACCTAATTCATGGAGCTTGCTCTGGTGGAGACCGGCGGCGGCCGCAGAGGAGGAGGGAACCAGGCTGGCGGCGTCGGAGGACGCGAGGACCGAGGCCGGGATGGTTCCGGACCCGGTGGCGGCGATGATCGACGGCTCAGCCTGCTGGAGCAACCACTGGATTGTCTCTCCGTCGGACTTGTGCCCCAGCTCGCGAGTCAGCTGGAAGATCCGCGCCGCGCAGAGGGCTGGCATACGCACCCGCCTCCCACGGCCGTCCACCTTCGTGTGGCGGTCCTTGTTCGAGCTCCGCTTCGGCGCAAGCAGCCGCCTTTGCTCTCCTTTCTCCGCCGCCCCCACCTGCTCCGCCTCCCTGCTGGGCTGAGGGGCCATGCCACGCTGTCTTTCCCTCAGATCAGCTTCCTCCGGCGCTCCCTTCCCCGACTCTTTCGAACTCATTCAATCAATCGGAAGAAGCAATTTTTATCccaaaaaagaaaggaaaaaaaacacgCAGTTACTTTGTGGTATTGGGAATTGAGATGAGGAAGTGAGCGGCGCTGGCGCTAGAACTCGACGACCACGTTGACTTTGCGGTATTAAACTGCCATCCTATCATAACCGAGGAGGAAGACGACCAACAAATTCATAaatatacaaaataaaatataaaaaataaattttaaattttaaaaaaagttaaaaaaatgataaaaacaaAAGGACTGAAATTATCACACCCCGACTTTGATTTTTTACGAGGACACCCTCACCCCATATACAATTCCCCAAGTACCCTTAAGTATATTAATCTCATTATTATCTCTAGTTTTATATTTCTCATTTAAATCTTGAATTGGGGGTGTGTGTGGTAATAGCTACAAATTTATAGTTGTTATACAATTGTAGCAACTAAAGTTTGTTAGTTACTGTACAATTGTAGCaactatgaaattataattactaCAACATGAATATTAAATAAGCCTTAAGAGGTCATAACATTTCACTTAAGTTGAATCACGGGACAAAGAATATATCAAATTGATGTTCGTTCATATATCTATATTTGTTATCATGTGTAACTCATAATAGCCTAGTCTTAAGCCTAAAAATATTGTTTAAAGTCTTTTTGAAagctttgaaaaattttaatccTCTTTATTAAGGTATTTTACATATTATAATAGTTACGAAACCGTAACTGTTATAATTATTGTAGTTATAATAACTACGAAATTGTAACTACTATAATTATACGTTATAACTGTTATAgttatagtaattataaaattatagatGATACAATTATTATAACAATTATGAAACTGTAGCTGTTACAACTATAAATTACAATTATTATAATTACAATAGTTATGATccataattactataatatataTAACAActaaaattttataattgttgTAATACTTCTGatcgatttaaaatttaaataggaGAAATAGAcggaataataataaaaatagtataataattttaaataatatattgaAGAACAATTATATTTTTTACAATAGGGTGGAATGTTTTTTtaatacaaacaaataaaatagatgGCCCTTTTAATATTTGAACAAGATAAGAGTGTTCTTTGACTTTtgtaactataaaaaaaaaaaatccacttcTTGATTTGTGTCTGCTTAATTCTCCACTGTTTGACTT
Coding sequences:
- the LOC122045613 gene encoding transcription factor TCP20-like isoform X1, with the translated sequence MSSKESGKGAPEEADLRERQRGMAPQPSREAEQVGAAEKGEQRRLLAPKRSSNKDRHTKVDGRGRRVRMPALCAARIFQLTRELGHKSDGETIQWLLQQAEPSIIAATGSGTIPASVLASSDAASLVPSSSAAAAGLHQSKLHELGSERANWATFGFRSHPELWLPPVDGFNAALFQSAAAMGAVPLASNLPRIGFAGLELPGSSINPMSFTSLLSGQKQAMTGLELGLSQHAQLGILNPPHSFTQFYHHTGQGIAAATVSAGDHLHQQDQQEEDQRQQSLTPNENSEGSEQ
- the LOC122045613 gene encoding transcription factor TCP20-like isoform X2; the protein is MAPQPSREAEQVGAAEKGEQRRLLAPKRSSNKDRHTKVDGRGRRVRMPALCAARIFQLTRELGHKSDGETIQWLLQQAEPSIIAATGSGTIPASVLASSDAASLVPSSSAAAAGLHQSKLHELGSERANWATFGFRSHPELWLPPVDGFNAALFQSAAAMGAVPLASNLPRIGFAGLELPGSSINPMSFTSLLSGQKQAMTGLELGLSQHAQLGILNPPHSFTQFYHHTGQGIAAATVSAGDHLHQQDQQEEDQRQQSLTPNENSEGSEQ